Sequence from the Streptomyces peucetius genome:
CGACTGTGTGGCGGCTGCTGAAACGGCACGGATGGTCCTGGCAGGCCCCCGCCCGCAGGGCACTCGAACGCGACGAGCACGCGGTCGAGCTGTGGAAGAAGGAGGTGTGGCCCCGGGTAAAAGGCTCGCGGCGGAGCACGGAGCATGGATCGTCTTCGAGGACGAGGCCGGCTTCTCGATGACGCCGCCCCGTGCCCGCACCTGGGGCCGACGCGGACACACCCCCGTCATCACAGTGAGGGGCAGGTCCCGCCGCCGGACCTCGGTCGCCGCGCTGTGCTGCTATAAACCCGGTGAGAAGACCCGTCTCATCCACCGGCCCCGCACCCACCTCTTGCTCAAAGGAGCACGCAAAAGCTTCTCCTGGCAGGACTACCGCAACCTGCTCGTGCGCGCGCACATCCAGCTCGGCGGGCCGATCGTGGTGGTCTGGGACAACTGTGAGACTCGTGGGGCGCCGTCCGGGGCCAGGGTCTGACCCGTGGGACAACTGGCCCAGGCTGCCTTGTTGAGGATCTGTCGGCCCGTGGTCCCGGGCGGTGCTTGCTGCCGCCGGACCGGCGGGCATGTCCCGATAGGGGCCTTGCCGCACAAGGCACCGTCACAGTTCTGACCGCCCACCGGCCCGCCGTCGGCCACAGCCCCGTGCCGATCGAGGAGCCGCGTGACCATCACCAGCATGCCCCAGCCGACTTTGCCCGCACAGCGAGAAGAACCGCTGGCCGAGGACGTGATCCTGGGGGTGGACACCCACAAGGAGTTTCGCGTTCTGCCAGCAGCGCGGGATGAGCGGCGGCCAGATACGCAAGAACCCCGCCGACGGGGGAGGCGGCGGGGTGCATTCAGTGTGGCAGGAGAGCGCTACAAGCGTGCCCGTTTTGCCGCTTGGCTCGCCGCGCGTTGGCGAGCCTGGCATGACGGAAGAGCGGAGCCGGGGCAGGAAGGCGGGGCCGGCGGACGAGGCGCCGACGTGATGCGGAAGCAGAGGAGGGACGAGAGGAGGGACGACAGAGCGAGCAGGCCGCGCTGGGCCGCCAGAACAACAAGCCTCTTCCTCCGACTATCGCGGAGAAAGACACCTCATGGAGTTAAGCCGTCAAGGTGTCCGGCAGGGGCACCGGTCTGAAGACGTCGAATAGTTCATGATCACAGGGATGTGTCGGGCGTGAAGGCGTACGTCCGAAGCGGATCCAGGTGCAGCTCGTGCGGGCCCATGCAGTCCGCGGCAAGAGTTGCCACCCGCGCCCGGCACACGCACGTCATGTTGGGTCCTCCGGTTCCAAGAGGTCCGCAGCAACCGTGGTGAATACCCAGAGAGCTGGCCAGTTGCAGGTTCAGCGTGTCCTCCGGGTGCACGATGACAGAGTTTCGGGGGCCGGCGGGCGTCATGTCGGTCATGCCGGGTGGCATGAGAAGGGCCCGGCTCACAAGTGCGGACGGCGCCTGGGTGCCTGGGGCCACGAAGGGGGCGCCCCAGGGTTCGGGATCGATGGCGTAGCTGCCTCTCGGGACTGTCGAAGGCGCGAGCCGCGTCTTGCCGTGCCGGTCCCTGTCACGCACCGAGATGTCCGGGATGCTCTGAAGCTCCCGCAGGTCCGGGGTGAGTTCGGCACCGCACTTCGCGCAGTAGAAGACCGTCATACCAACCGTTGTATCCACCGACAGCCTCATTCACGACCGCGTTCGCCTGCTCAGTCCGCCTGTCCAACGGCGCAAACGGTGGGGAAGGCGATGGATTCGTCGAATGGGACTCGGGTCTGAAGGCAGTGATGCAGTTGCCCGAGCATCCGGTTGAACAGGTGCCGCAGGGCCTGCATGTGCCAGTCCCCGCCAGTCCGTCGTCGCCGGTAGTGGGCGTCGGCGCCGGCGAGCCGCTGAGGGAAGAGAAGGCCCATAGATGGCCGACGTGGTTGAGCCGGTTGTTCTTGACGAACCGGCGCCCGACGTAGTGGCGTTTGCCGGAGGCCCGAGTGATGGGGGCCGCGCCCGCGTATGCCTTCAGCCCTCCGGCGGTGGCGAACCGGGTGCGGTCGTCGCCGATCTCCGCGAGGATCCGTGCGCCGATCTGGGGGCCGATGCCGGGAAAGCTCAGCATGATCGGGGCGTCGGGATGGGCTCGAAAGGCTTCCTCAGCGGCCTGGCCAAGGTCGGCGACCGCTTCGCAGGAAGCGTCCAGCTGCAGCAGCAGGGCGAGGGCCTGCTTGCCCATCGCTCCTTCGACCAGCGGGGCCTGGTGCGGCGCCTCCCGGCGGAAGAGCTGCTGCAGACGCTCAGCATCGGCCTCGATGTTCCTGCGTCGGCCGGCTCGCTTCATCATGGCGCTCAGGCGCCAGAGCGGCAGTTTGGCAGCCAGCGCGGGCGTCGGTGCGACCGCCAGGAGTCGGCGGGCGTCGGGGCGGGCCAGGCCGCCCGGCTTGTCCTTGAACGCCTCCAGGAACGCCGGAAAGTACTCGCGCGGCAGCGAACGGAGTTGGTTGCAGATCTGTTGCCGGTTCCAGACCGCGTCCTGCTGGGCTCGGGCCAGAACAGCCACTGCCTGGGCCAGGTCGGTGTCGGCAGCCAGCGGCCTGTGCATCGGCATGTCCGTGCGGATGATGTTGGCGAGCATGAGGGCGTCGCCGGGGTCGGACTTCTTGCGGCTCACGCCGTGGCGGTCGCGGTAGCGGGAGGCCGCCATCGGGTTGACCGCGAAGATCTGCCGGGCACCCTGCCTCAGCGTGACAACCAGCAGGCCGCGGTTCTTCACCCCGCCCTCGAAGCGTTCCACGGCCTGCAGCCGGATCCGCTCCCGCGTGGCCCTCTCGGCGTCGGTCAGCCCGCCGCCCTGCGCGTACCTCACAGCCCCACAGCTACCGCAGCCGACAGGCCGGCGTCAGGCAAACATCCCCGACATCACCCAATCAAGTTCAGTACATCCTCGCTATGAGGTACGCGGATGGCGGCGGTCTGACCGCCATGGGCGGGCGAAGCGTGAGGCGGTGCGTTTTCGAGGCTGCGGAGATGTTCAGGCAGGGGGTGCGGCCGCCGGAGATGGCCGCAGGTTACGGGTGTCGCGGAAGTCGGCGTACGCCTGGCGTGAGGACGTTCAGGGGTACGGCTCCAAGCGCCGTCGGCAGGTTCCGGCGTGGCCGGACGGTCACGATTGTCATGGCCGTGTCGCGATGTTCCCCGCATGGGTGCCGGCCGCCCCGGCGGGCCCGTACGCTCCGGCCACGCCGATGATTTGGGGGAAACATGCGTATCGGAGCCCTGCCCGCCGTGCGGGCGGCCGTGGCGGCGGTGGCCGGCGCCCTGCTGGCCACGCTCGCCGTCGCACCACCCGCCCGGGCCGACAACCACAACCTGACCCCGCCCGAGATCCTCAGCGCCTCCGTCCACGGCGGCCGCACGATCGTCCTCGGGCCGAACCAGACGCTGACCTTCCAGGCGACCGTCACCGCCAGAGCCGCCGCCGGCATCCTCCGCTACGGCGTCGAGATGGAGCTCGTCGGGCCCGGCGGCCTGAGGTGGGACGCTGCGCCCGACCTGCCGGCGGTCTGCGAACCCATCAGCGTCACCACCTCGGTGTGCACCGAATGGTTCCGGATCGACACTGGCAGCGCCGAGGTGACCAACGGTTACGCCGGCGACTGGAAACTGTGGGCGACGGTGGCGAGCAACAACCTCCACACCCGCCCGGAGAGCAGCATCACCTCCGAGATCGATGCGGCCACGGCCAAGGTGCGGCGCAGCTCCAAGCTCACCTTCGCCGCCCTCCCCAACCCCGTCCGGCAAGGGCGCGACGTCAGCGCGCTCGGCCGCCTGCGGGTTGCCGACTGGGCGTCGAACTCCTACGTGGGCACACCGGGGCAGACCGTCGAGCTCGAGTTCTGCGCGACCCCGTGCCGGACCGTCGAGTCACTGCGCACTCTGCGCACCGGCACGTACGGGTTCACCGGGACGACGCATCCCGCCACCCGGGACGGTTCGTGGTGGCTGAGGTACGGGGGGACCGGGCAGAACGCCGCGACCTACTCGCCGGGGGTGTTCGTCGATGTCCTGGAAGGCTGAGCGACCGGCGCGGTTCGCGCTGCCCCTGCTGCTCGCGGCGGGGCTGCTCTCCGCGACCGCGCCCGCGGCCGAGGCCTCGCCCGCGCCGCCCGGCTACGGGTACGTGCACGCCGACCGGGCGTCCTGGCCGGAGGGCTGGGACTACACCCCGAGCCGCAGTGCCAACTCCTCGGGCGGCACCAACTGGGTCTCCCGGACCGCGACCGGCGAGTACTCGGTGTTCATGCCCGGGCTGGGCACCGACCTGGAATCGAACCGCGGGGTGGCGCACGTGACCGCCCACGGGACGTCGAACGCGTACTGCTCGATCCGCTACACCAGCCGCTACACGGAGAACGTCGGCAAGGGGGATCCGACGGCGTATGCCGGGGTGTGGCTCTCTCTTCGGTGCTACTCGCCGGACGGGGCGCTCACCGACTCGGAGTTCTCGGCCAGTTGGGCGAACGCCGAGGAGCCCGAGGGCCAGAGCGGCTTCGCGTACCTGACCACGAGGCAGCTAAACAGCCACATGCCGTATCCGGAGTATCGCTACAACTCCAGCGGCTACGGCATAAAGGTCACCCGTGTCGCCACCGGCCGCTACGAGGTGCAGCTGCCCGGGCAGGGCGGCGGCGGCTTCGATCCCACGGCCCAGCTGGGGCACGTCCAAGTGACCGCCGCCCAGGCGGCCTTCGGAGCCGAGCGCTGCATGGTCGAGGAGATCGAGAGTGCCTTCGATCCTGTGGTGATCGAGGTGAACTGCCATGACGTGGACGGCAGCCCCCGCGACACCCTCTTCTCCCTCACCTACGTACGGAAGGCCAGCCTGGTGCGGACGCCCGGGGGCGGCGCGTACGCCCGGGCCCGGGGCGGGGACGAGGAGCGTACGGACCGGCAGTGGACGTGGGACGCACTGGGCGAGCCCACCAGCGTGGCCGGCGAGTCCGGGGCGGACGAGGGGCGGTACTGGGTGAAGACCCCCATGATGGATCACTTCGACAAGGGGAACGTCCAGGTCACCGCCGAAGGCTCGGACGCGCGCTACTGCAAGGTGGCGAAGTGGAGTTCGGACGCGGGGATCGAGGTGCGCTGCTTCAACCACAAGGGCGATCCGGCCCGCGGTCCCTTCCTCGTGTCGTACGCGTACTGACCGGACCGTTACGCGACCGACTCCATCCGGCCCGTCCGGAGCGCTCGAGGCGGCCGGGCCGTCGTGGTGGGTGGGGGTGTGGGCACCGGTCAGGGAGACGCCGGTGCCACCGAGGCGGCCGGCCACGATCTCGGCGGCGATGGAGACGGCGGTCTCCTCCGGGGTGCGGGCGCCGAGGTCGAGGCCGATCGGCGAGCGGAGCCGGGTGAGTTCGGCGGTGGCTCCAGCGCAACCGTCAGCACTCTGCGTGGCAGGGCCTGATGCCCGGCCAGCGCGAGCTCCTGGAGGAGATCGGCCTCGTACCGCTGCCGCCTGCAGCAGAAAGCGCCCCCAAGGCCCGCAAGGCGGCATCTGGAGCCTTCGAGCGAGGCATGGGCGGCCCTAGTAGTACTTCGTTAGGTTGGGCTGGAGAGGGGCTGTTGTCTTCGCCTTCGGGTTGGTAACTGGCGGTGGCAGGTGGGGCATGCGCCGGTCCAGCAGAGCAACAGGTCCTGCATGGTGTGGAGGACCTGGTAGAAGGTCAGGCCGGCGCTGTTGCTTCTGGGTCCAGGCGGCGGAGGGTACAGAAGGCGTGGGCGGCGGTGACGAGGGTGGCGTGGTGGTGCCAGCCGCGCCAGGTGCGGCCTTCGAAGTGGTCCAGTCCCAGGCCGTGCTTCATCTCGCGGTGGTCGTGTTCGATCCGCCATCGCATCTTCGCGAGCCGGGCCAGGTGCCGCAGCGGGGTGTCGGCGGGCAGGCTGGTCAGCCAGTACTCGGTGGGCGCTTTCTCGCCGGTGGGCCACTCGCTCAGGAGTGTCGCCGTGGGCAGAACACCGTCCCAGGCGGTGGAGCCGCCAGCCCGGGCGATGGTGTGCCTGCGGACCGCGACGCCGGCCGGACGCACCGTCTCGACTTTGAACCTCGAGCGCATCGCACCGCGCGAACCGGTGCGCCAAGTGGCCTGCCGGTATGCCTTGCGTCCGGTCCCGGTGGCCAGGTCCTTCAGGGAGGAAGCCTTGGTGCGGTAGCGGACAGCGGGTTTGCGTCCGGTTCCGCTCCGGGCGGGGGCGGTGGGGATGGCGTCGGCCGGGTGAGCGGATTCATCCGCCCGGACGGCGACGACGAAGTCCAGACCACGCTCGGCCAGAGCCTGCCGGAAGGCGTTGTTCTGGCCGTACCCGGCATCCGCGACGATCACCTTGGGTTCCAGGCCCCAGCCGATCGCCTCGTCGATCAGGTCCAGGGCCAGACGCCACTTCTCCCGGTGCCCCACCTCCTCGGGCACCCCCGCCTTGACCCGGCGCGCGGTGTCGTCCTGCCACTCGGCCGGCAGGAACAGCCGCCACGAGATCGGCACCGAAGCGGTGTCGGACGCGGCGTGCAGGCTGACCGCGACCTGGCAGTTCGACTGCTTGCCCAACGCCCCGCACCACTGCCGGGCCACCCCCACCGACATCGTCCCGTCCTTGGGGAACGACACATCGTCGATCACCCACACCATCGGATCGACGACCGGAACCGTCTTGACGGCCACCGCCCGCAACACCGCCACGTGGTCCCACGGCGACTGATTCACAAACTGCTGCAAGGCCTGCATGTCACCGTCCGGCAGCCGCTCGGCCATCGGCTGGATCGACTTCCTGCGACCGTCCAGCATCAACCCCCGCAGATAGCAGTCACCCTTCGCCCGCTGATCCCTCCGTGTCACCGACGCGAACACCTCACCCACGAACTCGCCCAACTCACCACGGAGTTGCTCGATCTCCCCCAAGTCCACAAGAGCAGCATGCCCAACCCGGCAACCCGAGATCAAATCAACCTAACGGGTGGTTTCGGGGAATGTGCGGGCGCTGGATCCGGCGCCGGCGATGTTCGACGCGATGCTGACGGGGTGGGCTCGGCAGCAGCGGAGCCGTCTGCTGGAGAAGAAGACGATCGCGGACCGTCTGAGCCTGGTGCGCCGGTTCGCTCTGTTCAACGGGACGTATCCATGGCAATGGACCGCCGAGGACGTCGAGGCGTACTTCTCCGCCCAGTGTCCGGCCAGTCGCCGCTGGCGCACTCGACCGTGCGGGGGCAGCAGAGCGACTTGCGGATGTTCTGCTCATTCGTGACCGGCGGCCGGTACGGGTGGGCCGCTGCCTGCCTTGAGGAGTTCGGCCAGGCTCCGGTGCAGGTGTGCCACGACTGGAACACAGTCGACCACGTCGCCGAGTACGAAAGCCGTCCCAGCCGGCGGGCGCTGACGTACGACGAGCTCCAGGCGCTGTTTGACGCCGCGGACGAGCGGGTCGAGGACATTCGGCGTCGCGGCTGCAAGGGAGTGCTGTCGGCCTGGCGGGACGCGGTCATGCTCAAGTCGGTGTACGCGTACGGCACGCGGCGCCGCGAGGCGGTGATGCGGATCGCGCGGGTGATGCGGAGCATCGGCCTGGCGGGCGTGCGCTTGCGCCGCAGATACCGCACCACTGTCGCGGACCCGGCCGCGGCGAAGGCCCCGGACCTGATCGGCCGCGACTTCACGGCAAGCGAGCCGAACACGAAGTACGTCGGCGACATCACCTGTCTCCCGCTGGACGGCGGGAAGTTCCTGTATTTGGCCACCGTCATCGACCTCGCCTCACGCCGCCTGGCCGGCTGGGCAGCTGGGCGATCGCGGAGCACATGCGGAGTGACCTCGTCACCGACGCCCCTGGCCGCCGCAGAACGGACCCGCGGCAGTCTCGCCGGGGTGGTCATGCACACCGACCACGCGGCCCAGTACACCAGCCGGGCCTTCGCCGACGCCTGCCGCCAGGCCGGCGTCCGCCAGTCCATGAGCGCGATCGGCTCCAGCGCGGACAACGCACTCGCCGAGTCCTTCAACGCGACCTTCAAACGCGAGACGCTCCAGGGCCGAAAGCACTGGTCCAGCGAACGCGAGGCCCGCCTCGACGCGTTCCGCTGACTCAACCGCTACACCACCCGACGCCGTCACTCCCGCCTCGGACAACGCAGCCCGATCGCCTACGAAACAGCGACCGAAACAACATCAACTACGCTGACACCAGCCGCATCACCCGTGTCCAGGATTCGAGGTCGAGGCTCGTCATCTCGGTGGCGTCCGCCTTTCAGCTGTGCGGCTACTGGCAGGTGATCGGAAGCCTGTGGACCGTGGACGACAAGATGGGCCTGCTGCTCGCCCGCGAGGTCTACCGGAACCTGGCGGTACCGGACACCCCGGCTGCCGCATGTGCCCTGCACCGGGCCATCGGATGCCAGACGGCATGCGGATTCGTCAGCCCGTCGACCCCAAGGCTGTATTACGCGGTCCACTCCCTCCCAGAAGCACAGGGACCCGGGCTTGCCCGGCATGGGGTACTACCGGTGCAGCGACTCGGACGGAACGTAGTGGTTGCCCTCGACGATCACCGCGAACCGACTGGGCGGGCTCCCGGGCCGGTCAGAACGGGCGCAGCGGACCCCGGAGGGTTGACACGCGGGTAACGTACGCGCAAAATCGCGGCACCGCACGACAATGTCGAACGGTGTTCGGGTTCCTGTTCCCTCAAGGGGAGCCCGCCCTCTGGCCCCGGCGAACGGACGCCATCAGCGCCGTCCCCCGGGGACAGGCCGGAAACGCCGCCGACCACCGCAGCCACGACCTGTGGTTCACGCTCCCGCTCGCCTCAGGAGGACGCCCCGTGTCTAGACTGCGCCCGATCCTTGCCGCCGCCGCTCTGGCGGTCACCGCTGCCATCGCCCAGCCACTTCCGTCCGCCGTCGCCGACACCACCGATGTCTCTCCGCCCGGCGCCAATGACTGGTCGTGCAGACCCAGCGCCGAGCATCCCGACCCGGTCGTGCTCGTGCACGGAACGTTCGAGACCATGGCCAAGAACTGGCCGACGCTCAGCCCGACGCTCAAGAGCGCGGGATACTGCGTCTTCGCGTTGAATTACGGCGGCAACGCCATGGGCCCCATCGCCGAGTCGGCGGAGGAGCTCGACTCGTTCGTCGGCGCGGTGCTCGGGGCCACCGGTGCACGAAAAGTCGACCTCGTGGGACACAGCCAGGGCGGGATGATGCCCCGCTACTACATCAAGAACCTCGGCGGTGCGACGAGGGTCGACGATCTGCTCGGTATCGTTCCCTCCAACCACGGCACGGACGGCGTGATCCCCCTGCCTGACGGGTCCGAGAACAGCGCCTGTCCAGCATGCGACGAGCAGCAGGCCGGGTCACAGTTCCTGACCGACCTGAACGCCAAGGACGAGACGCCCCCCGGCCCCGACTACACCGTCGTGACCACCAGGTACGACGAGGTGGTCACGCCGTACACCAGCGCCTTCCTGGAAGGTTCCGCCCGCGAGGTCACCAATGTGACCCTCCAGGACGCCTGCCCGCTGAACACCATTGAGCACGACCAGGCACCCAACGACCCCGTGGTCCACCAGTGGGTCCTGCACGCGCTGGAGCGCACCGGTCCGGCTGACCCGGCCTTCCGGCCCTCCTGCGTCGTCTGAAGGCTCAGGCCGCCTGCCGCACTCGGTCCGCGACGCGAACCCTGGAGCGCGGATCCATGCCCGTCAGCCCCGGGGCCGGTTACCGGCACCGGGCTCAGTGGGGCCCGTCAGATACGCCGTCCGCTGCGACTGGAGCGGTCACGGCGAAGAGCGAGGGCGGCGGCCGGTCCGAAGTATTTCCTGCACGCGTCTTGCCGGCTTCCGACTACCCGGCAGTAATCTTTCGGTACCCCCGCACGGCACCAGTGCCTCATCCCTGCGGTCTCTGCGGACTTCTGCCGACCGCTCTGGTCTTTCCGTGACCCAGGACGACACGCTCTGGACAGTTTCCCCAGCGCCCCCACGCACTGCCCCGCTCGCCCGGAACTCCGTGAGGTGACCGTGAGAAAACACGTGATCGTGGCCGCTCCGGCCGCCCTGCTGCTGGTCCTGGGGTTCGGGACTCCGGCCGGCGCAGCCGGCACGTCGACGTTCAGCTCCTCCAGCCATCCCATCCTGTTCGTCCATGGCTACAACGGCAGCGGTTCGAACTGGGACACCATGGCGAGCCGGTTCAAGAACGACGGCTGGCCCGCCGCGTACCTCGATCAGTGGAGCTACGACTCGCGGCAGTCCAACGCCACCACGGCCGAGCAACTCGCCCGTGAGGTCGACCGGTTGCTCGGCGCCACGGGAGCCTCGCAGGTCGATGTCGTCACCCACTCCATGGGCGGGCTCTCCTCACGCCACTTCCTCAAGAACCTCGGCGGCGATTCAAGGACCGAGGCATGGGTATCGCTCGGCGGACCCAACCACGGCACCGACACGGCCAACGGCTGTTTCGACGCCTCATGTTACGAGATGCGCATCGGATCGAACTTCCTGACCGCCCTCAACTCCGGTGACGAGACACCAGGACGACTGCGGTACGCGACCTGGTGGTCGCCCTGCGACACGGTCATCAACCCCGACAGCAGCGTTGCCCTCACGGGTGCCGGCAACACTCAGACCGGGTGCCTGAGCCACAACGGCCTGCTCACCGACGCCACCGTCTACGCCCAGGTCCGCGACATGATTAACAGGTGAGCCGCCACGACGCCATCATGGATGGGGCGGACACCTCGTCGACGGCGGCCGACGACATCAGCACTGCTCCTTGGACCGCACCGGATGGGCAGGAAATCCTTCGATCGGCTCGGCAGGCAGCCTTCTGTGCCGGCAACCAGCAGAGGGAGTCGATCGGAGGCGCACACCCGTAGCCAAGGTCCCGTCGCCTCGCGAGCAACCGGCCTCCGCGGGATGGGCCTGGTGCCCCGCGGCTGCCGGGGCGCTCCTGCCGTGGACTTCCTGGAAGCAGGCGATATCCGCGGCAGCGCCGCGATCTGCGGCTTCATCAGCGTGATGCGTTCAGCCCGCGACGGGCGTGCGCGCGCAGCGGTCTCGTCGGAGTTCTCCAGGTTGAACGTGGGCGACCCGGATCTGTGTCACAGGTGCCACCAGGGGGCGCCATGGCCGGGATACGCAGCGTAATCAGGGCTTGCTGACGGAGGAGGTGAGGCGCACTCGACGTTGCGCCGGCTGCAGGGCGCTCCCGCTGCCGCGAGCACCTGGTGGCTCGGGAACCGGCTACGACCAGTAAGGATGGAGGGTGCCTGCACCCTCGGGAGGAGCAGCTCAGGGACCGACATGTACTCCGCCGATTCCGCGCCGGTTTCACCAGGTACGGCCGAGCTGCAGCAGGTGGTCACGGACGCGAGCAACGTGCGGGTTCTGTGTGCCGCCGGGCCGCTGTACGAGGTAGCCGGTGTTGATGGGCGGGTCGTCGGTTTCGTACAGAGGAACCAGAGCGCCGGAGGCGAGTTCGTTCAGGCACAGGAATCGGGGCAGGACGGTAAAGCCCGCGCCCGCCGTGACCGCGGACAGCACACCACGCAGGTCAGGGACCGTGACGGCGGCTCGGCAGACAAGGCGTTTGCCGAAGACATGGCGCCAGTACCGGCGCGCGATGGGCAGGTCCTCGGCGTAGGCGACCAGAGGCACAACATGCAGGGCCGATGGGCCCTCGGCAGCCAGCCGCTCCTTGAGCCGGTCTGCCCAAACGGGGGCGGCGACCAGGACGAACTCCTCGTCCATCAGCGGGACGGCGGTGAGCGTCCGGCCGCGCGGACGGGTGGTCGCGATGACCAGGTCGTGGCGGCCGGCGCGCAGGTCATCGAGCAGGGTGTCGGTCAGGCCCGTGGTCACACGCAGCCGTACGCCGTCGGCGACGAGGGGTGCGAGCCCGGGAAGGGCTCGCGTGCAGAGCAGTTCGGCGGGGCCCGCAAGGTGGACGGGCTCGGCGTGGCTGTCCTCGGGCGAAGCGGAGGCGGTCGCGTCTGCCAGGGCGTCCAAAGGCGCGGCGATCCGTGTCGCGAACTCGTCTGCGACCGGTGTCGGGGCGACACCGCGCGGCAGCCGCTCGAACAGCGCGCGCCCGGTCTGCCGTTCCAGGGTGCGGATCTGCGTGGTCACCGTGGGCTGCGACAGGCCCAGCAGCGGGGCGGCAGCGGTGAAGGACCCGGCACGATAGACCGCGAGGAAGGTACGCAGGAGGTTCAGATCCGCCGGGTGCCGTGTCGTGACGGCATGCGGCGGCACTTGGTGGTTCGTATCGGAATTCCTATGTGTCACCCAAGCAACTGTAGGTGACTCCTATGGGGCTGGTGAGGCGCTCGAAAGCCTCCATGAGCCGCTGTCCCCGGCCGAGCTCGCCGATCACGCCCGCATGGGCCTGCGCACTTCGTCCGCCGCTTCGGTGAAGAGGTCGGCATGAGCCCGGGCCGGGGCTCATCCAGCGCGTCGCCCGGGCACGTCGCCCCTGGAATCCACTGACCTGGCATCGGCCGAGATCGCCGGGCAGGTCGGCTTCGCCACCGGGACCTCGCTGCGGCACCACCTGCATGCCGCCATCGGCGTGTCTCCGCTCGCCCAGCGGCGCACCTTCGGGGCCTGCAGTCGTCGAGTGTCCGACCATCACCACAGGTCATGGCCTGTCCAGGGATACTCCCCTCCATCCATAGAGGATCCAATGTCAGGCATCGGATTCCACATTGGATATCGGTGGGTCAGTGGACCTACCTTCGTGGACATCACCGCACTGACGATCTGGACTCGGAACGTCAGCGTTCACAGAACGTCGAAGCGCGCGATCCCATCCCCCGCGCTCGAGCGGGCCCCCACCCCCTCGGAGAGTGACTCACCATGTCGAAGATTCTTTTCGTGATGACCGGCGTCGACTACTGGACGCTGGCGGACGGCACCAAGCACTCCACCGGCTTCTGGGCCGAGGAGGCCGCCGCCCCGTACAAGGCGTTCAAGGCCGCAGGCCACGAGATCGTAGTCGCCACGCCCGGTGGCGTCGTACCGACCGTGGACAAGGGCAGCCTGGCGCCCGAGGTCAACGGCGGCCAGGAGGGCGCCGACCAGGTCGCCGCCGCACTCGCCTCATTCACCGAGCTGCAGCACCCCATCACGCTGGAGGACGTGGACCTCGACGACTACACGGCCGTCTTCTACCCCGGCGGCCACGGCCCCATGGAGGACCTCGCCGCCGACTCCACCTCCGGTCAGATCCTGATCGACACCCTCGACTCCGGCAAGCCGCTCGCCGTCGTCTGCCACGCCCCGGCCGCGCTCCTGGCCGCGGAGAAGGCCGACGGTTCCAACGCGTTCGCCGGCTACAAGGTGGCCGCCTTCACCAACGCCGAGGAGGCCCAGGCCGGTTTCGCCGGCAAGGCGAAGTGGCTCCTGGAGACCCGCCTCGTCGAGGCCGGTGTCGATGTCCAGGTCGGCGAGCCGTGGGCACCGAACGTCGTCGTGGACCGCAACCTGGTCACGGGTCAGAACCCGTCCTCCTCCGCCCTGATCGCGGTCGAGGTCCTCAAGAAGCTGACCTGACGATGGTTGCCGACCGGCTCGAAGAGGTCCTCGACGCCACCTACAGCTGCCTGACCCGGTACGGTGTGCGGCGCACCACGATGGACGACATTGC
This genomic interval carries:
- a CDS encoding DDE-type integrase/transposase/recombinase, which translates into the protein MSGQSPLAHSTVRGQQSDLRMFCSFVTGGRYGWAAACLEEFGQAPVQVCHDWNTVDHVAEYESRPSRRALTYDELQALFDAADERVEDIRRRGCKGVLSAWRDAVMLKSVYAYGTRRREAVMRIARVMRSIGLAGVRLRRRYRTTVADPAAAKAPDLIGRDFTASEPNTKYVGDITCLPLDGGKFLYLATVIDLASRRLAGWAAGRSRSTCGVTSSPTPLAAAERTRGSLAGVVMHTDHAAQYTSRAFADACRQAGVRQSMSAIGSSADNALAESFNATFKRETLQGRKHWSSEREARLDAFR
- a CDS encoding CHAT domain-containing protein, with the translated sequence MTRVQDSRSRLVISVASAFQLCGYWQVIGSLWTVDDKMGLLLAREVYRNLAVPDTPAAACALHRAIGCQTACGFVSPSTPRLYYAVHSLPEAQGPGLARHGVLPVQRLGRNVVVALDDHREPTGRAPGPVRTGAADPGGLTRG
- a CDS encoding alpha/beta fold hydrolase gives rise to the protein MSRLRPILAAAALAVTAAIAQPLPSAVADTTDVSPPGANDWSCRPSAEHPDPVVLVHGTFETMAKNWPTLSPTLKSAGYCVFALNYGGNAMGPIAESAEELDSFVGAVLGATGARKVDLVGHSQGGMMPRYYIKNLGGATRVDDLLGIVPSNHGTDGVIPLPDGSENSACPACDEQQAGSQFLTDLNAKDETPPGPDYTVVTTRYDEVVTPYTSAFLEGSAREVTNVTLQDACPLNTIEHDQAPNDPVVHQWVLHALERTGPADPAFRPSCVV
- a CDS encoding IS701 family transposase, which translates into the protein MDLGEIEQLRGELGEFVGEVFASVTRRDQRAKGDCYLRGLMLDGRRKSIQPMAERLPDGDMQALQQFVNQSPWDHVAVLRAVAVKTVPVVDPMVWVIDDVSFPKDGTMSVGVARQWCGALGKQSNCQVAVSLHAASDTASVPISWRLFLPAEWQDDTARRVKAGVPEEVGHREKWRLALDLIDEAIGWGLEPKVIVADAGYGQNNAFRQALAERGLDFVVAVRADESAHPADAIPTAPARSGTGRKPAVRYRTKASSLKDLATGTGRKAYRQATWRTGSRGAMRSRFKVETVRPAGVAVRRHTIARAGGSTAWDGVLPTATLLSEWPTGEKAPTEYWLTSLPADTPLRHLARLAKMRWRIEHDHREMKHGLGLDHFEGRTWRGWHHHATLVTAAHAFCTLRRLDPEATAPA
- a CDS encoding esterase/lipase family protein, which codes for MRKHVIVAAPAALLLVLGFGTPAGAAGTSTFSSSSHPILFVHGYNGSGSNWDTMASRFKNDGWPAAYLDQWSYDSRQSNATTAEQLAREVDRLLGATGASQVDVVTHSMGGLSSRHFLKNLGGDSRTEAWVSLGGPNHGTDTANGCFDASCYEMRIGSNFLTALNSGDETPGRLRYATWWSPCDTVINPDSSVALTGAGNTQTGCLSHNGLLTDATVYAQVRDMINR
- a CDS encoding LysR family transcriptional regulator, translated to MPPHAVTTRHPADLNLLRTFLAVYRAGSFTAAAPLLGLSQPTVTTQIRTLERQTGRALFERLPRGVAPTPVADEFATRIAAPLDALADATASASPEDSHAEPVHLAGPAELLCTRALPGLAPLVADGVRLRVTTGLTDTLLDDLRAGRHDLVIATTRPRGRTLTAVPLMDEEFVLVAAPVWADRLKERLAAEGPSALHVVPLVAYAEDLPIARRYWRHVFGKRLVCRAAVTVPDLRGVLSAVTAGAGFTVLPRFLCLNELASGALVPLYETDDPPINTGYLVQRPGGTQNPHVARVRDHLLQLGRTW
- a CDS encoding type 1 glutamine amidotransferase domain-containing protein, with the protein product MSKILFVMTGVDYWTLADGTKHSTGFWAEEAAAPYKAFKAAGHEIVVATPGGVVPTVDKGSLAPEVNGGQEGADQVAAALASFTELQHPITLEDVDLDDYTAVFYPGGHGPMEDLAADSTSGQILIDTLDSGKPLAVVCHAPAALLAAEKADGSNAFAGYKVAAFTNAEEAQAGFAGKAKWLLETRLVEAGVDVQVGEPWAPNVVVDRNLVTGQNPSSSALIAVEVLKKLT